In Cyclopterus lumpus isolate fCycLum1 chromosome 9, fCycLum1.pri, whole genome shotgun sequence, a single genomic region encodes these proteins:
- the zgc:77112 gene encoding protein phosphatase 1 regulatory subunit 3C, which translates to MEMPRTTTLLPMVGLGSMAQSAGLAEIAVRLCLNQRKQLCPHVWVPILKPQRPCIRPPVSDQPSSDILSQAYLTHSLPFPFDDLYDDDDDDDVLLSIKNKHVVFADSRGLSLTAVRVFSDKEDQSDLDLLPSLQDLRSMTEDGYCCTVSTCCPGTRLILGFPQPSADFQAFRAKLAESMVILENCSVTEQALQGTVRVRNISFQKEVQIRITFDSWQSYRDVPCTYLQKRFGGPQTDIFEFDIAIPKVLDAKRKIEFCLSYLPRGHSEPFWDNNNRQNYSIAVCLSSHLCCGQDVGERARLTQARNYPEVYRTENIGLG; encoded by the coding sequence CAATGGCCCAGTCAGCAGGACTTGCGGAGATTGCTGTCAGGCTGTGCTTGAACCAACGTAAACAACTGTGTCCTCATGTTTGGGTTCCCATCCTGAAGCCCCAGCGCCCTTGCATCCGTCCTCCGGTTTCAGATCAGCCATCCTCTGACATCTTAAGCCAAGCCTATCTGACCCACTCTCTCCCATTTCCCTTTGATGACTTGtatgacgacgacgatgatgatgatgttttacTCTCCATCAAGAACAAACACGTGGTTTTCGCTGACTCGCGGGGATTGTCTTTAACAGCAGTGCgagtgttttctgataaagAGGATCAGTCTGACCTCGACCTACTGCCATCGCTGCAGGATTTGAGGAGCATGACAGAGGATGGCTACTGCTGCACCGTCAGTACCTGCTGCCCAGGAACACGGCTCATACTGGGCTTCCCGCAGCCTTCTGCAGATTTCCAGGCCTTTCGTGCCAAGCTGGCGGAGAGCATGGTTATCCTGGAGAACTGCAGTGTTACGGAACAGGCCCTTCAAGGTACCGTGCGAGTCAGGAACATCAGTTTCCAGAAGGAAGTGCAAATACGCATCACTTTTGACTCCTGGCAGAGCTACAGAGATGTGCCCTGTACGTACCTGCAGAAACGCTTCGGAGGGCCTCAGACAGACATCTTTGAATTTGACATAGCCATTCCTAAAGTGCTAGATGCCAAAAGGAAGATAGAATTCTGTTTAAGTTATTTACCAAGAGGCCATAGCGAGCCTTTCTGGGACAATAACAACAGACAGAATTACAGCATTGCTGTGTGCTTGAGCTCACATCTCTGTTGCGGGCAGGATGTAGGTGAAAGGGCACGACTTACTCAAGCTAGAAATTATCCAGAGGTTTATCGGACAGAAAACATTGGTCTTGGGTAA